Genomic DNA from Hordeum vulgare subsp. vulgare chromosome 2H, MorexV3_pseudomolecules_assembly, whole genome shotgun sequence:
GTAAACCTCCCTGCGAACGTGCCAGCGGGAGTGCTCGCGAACGTGCCACCGGCGATGCTAGCCAATGTACCACCGGAGATACTGGCCAACCTCTCCACCACCATGACGCCGGAGATGCTGTCCAAGATCCCGCCGGAGGCGCTGGCCAGCATCCCGCCGGACAAGCTGCCACCAGATGTGACGCCAGATATGTTGGCCACCCTCGCGGCGATGAAGCAGCAGCAACATCAGCAGCCAGGGCAGGGTGCTGCTGGTGCCTCCCAGGGCAACCCAGGGGCAGCCGGCGCGGCGGGCTTGCCGCAGATCCCCAAGATGCCCGACTTCTCGGGGCTGACGAACCTCTCGTTCCCGCCGATGCCTTCGGCGTCCCTGCCGCAAATGCCGCAAAACTTATCGCTTTTCGGGTTCGACGTAGCGATCCCAAAGTTCATCAACAAGATGGTAAAGGAGCACACAGATTCCTGAAGGAAAGCAAAGCTTCTTTGTTGATGGTGCATGCACGAGCACGACATGGTTTGATCCCAAGGCCAAGCTTGCCCTGAGGAGAGTTCTCGATGTTGCTGCCATGAGTTGTATCTGTATTTTCTAATGAAAGCGTTGCTTGCATATTGCCAAATTCGTTCGTTACGACGGGAGCAAGGTGATTAGAATATGTAAAAATAGGAATAAATCGAGATGCAAATATTGAAGTATTCGTCTCAGGAATCCTTTTATGCAATTCTTTTCTTTCAGATAACTGCTCGCACTATGTGTTACATCTACGGGGAAGGGAttttttttgagagtgatctgcgCCGGCGCGGCGGCGGAAACTTTGGGCTGGCTGCGTGCACGCCGTacgatccaccaaccccgcgtGTCCACGCCGttggatttccatgcaacatttttcctcgatgcagcaattttttcaacggttgcaacaaacaacaaaatttgtagcaaaaaaaatatctacgtgatcgtagcaaaaaaagaagctgatggtacgtggtagcaaaagtgaaacgccggttgtaacaaatatttacgtgacgtgtatgcaacttttttagtgaacggttgcaacaaaaaatgatgccggttgtagcaaaaattaacacggttgtagcaaaattaaaaaaaaaaatt
This window encodes:
- the LOC123427249 gene encoding uncharacterized protein LOC123427249; this translates as MWKFLREDLGSDWEAQDLAEFLQTRAHHTGRHQRLFWLIFAAMTSLSFLANLVQILPLFFGILNSRREVTMRSLFYVTFLVTLSISNVQLCASVRLLAESPHGQPGAPAPLPPGGLPGNMPANAPANLSDNIPGNLPASLPANMPVNLPANVPAGVLANVPPAMLANVPPEILANLSTTMTPEMLSKIPPEALASIPPDKLPPDVTPDMLATLAAMKQQQHQQPGQGAAGASQGNPGAAGAAGLPQIPKMPDFSGLTNLSFPPMPSASLPQMPQNLSLFGFDVAIPKFINKMVKEHTDS